The proteins below come from a single Holdemania massiliensis genomic window:
- a CDS encoding V-type ATP synthase subunit A yields the protein MNNNLIYSINGPVVTVKDSKDFSMQEMVFVGNKEMMGEVIGIDEQYTTIQVYESTTGLKPGEPVRPSGSLLSATLGPGILKNIFDGIERPLKELMETEGAFIAAGTTVSPLDEEKLWDVTIQVKLHDRLCPGQIYATCPETELIEHRCMLSPMLPEGEVVYVAENGQFHISDEIVRIRDDQGAEHALSLVQKWPIRNPRPVGLRKPITRPLITGQRVIDTLFPIAKGGAAAIPGGFGSGKTMTQHQLAKWCDADIIVYVGCGERGNEMTQVLEEFTDLIDPKSNKPLLARTVLIANTSNMPVAAREASIYTGITLAEYYRDMGYHVAIMADSTSRWAEALREISGRLEEMPAEEGFPAYLPSRISQFYERAGYIETLNGAEGSVTIIGAVSPQGADFSEPVTQNTKRFVRCFWALDKSLAYARHYPAINWNDSYSEYLDDLERWYDKNVDREFNALRQEIRAILHEENQLMEIVKLIGSDVLPEDQKLTMEIAKVIRVGYLQQNAYHPADTYVPFEKQFKMLKIISYLNAQAKKLVARRIPVSLIAQTGIIDKVVKIKYDVPNDQLELLDGYFEMIDQALAQVE from the coding sequence TTGAATAACAATTTGATCTATTCAATCAACGGACCGGTTGTCACCGTCAAGGATTCCAAAGACTTTTCCATGCAGGAAATGGTCTTTGTCGGCAATAAGGAAATGATGGGGGAAGTCATCGGTATTGATGAACAGTACACCACGATTCAGGTGTACGAATCCACCACAGGGCTGAAACCGGGAGAACCGGTCCGGCCTTCCGGATCTCTGTTGTCTGCGACGCTGGGGCCGGGAATTCTGAAAAATATCTTCGACGGCATCGAACGTCCGTTAAAAGAATTGATGGAAACAGAAGGGGCATTCATTGCGGCGGGAACAACGGTTTCTCCGCTGGATGAAGAAAAGCTGTGGGATGTGACGATCCAGGTCAAACTGCACGATCGGCTGTGCCCGGGACAGATTTATGCGACCTGCCCGGAAACGGAGCTGATCGAGCATCGCTGCATGCTCAGTCCGATGCTTCCGGAAGGCGAGGTTGTTTACGTTGCGGAAAACGGACAATTTCATATCAGCGATGAAATCGTGCGGATTCGCGATGATCAGGGCGCGGAACATGCGCTGAGCTTAGTTCAGAAATGGCCGATCCGCAATCCGCGCCCAGTTGGACTGCGCAAACCGATTACCCGGCCTTTGATTACCGGACAGCGCGTGATCGACACGCTGTTTCCGATTGCCAAGGGCGGGGCAGCTGCGATTCCAGGCGGCTTTGGTTCCGGCAAGACGATGACGCAGCATCAGCTGGCAAAATGGTGTGACGCGGATATTATCGTTTATGTTGGCTGCGGTGAACGCGGCAACGAAATGACGCAGGTGCTGGAAGAGTTCACAGACCTGATTGACCCGAAGAGCAACAAGCCGCTTTTAGCGCGGACGGTGCTGATTGCCAACACGTCCAACATGCCGGTCGCGGCGCGTGAAGCGAGCATTTATACCGGCATCACGCTGGCTGAATATTACCGTGATATGGGCTATCATGTCGCGATCATGGCTGACTCCACCAGCCGCTGGGCGGAAGCGCTGCGTGAAATTTCCGGGCGTCTGGAAGAAATGCCGGCGGAAGAAGGCTTCCCAGCGTATCTGCCGTCGCGAATTTCGCAGTTCTATGAACGCGCAGGCTATATTGAAACGTTAAACGGTGCGGAAGGTTCCGTAACGATCATCGGCGCGGTTTCGCCGCAGGGCGCAGACTTCTCCGAGCCGGTCACGCAGAATACAAAACGTTTTGTGCGCTGCTTCTGGGCGCTGGATAAATCGCTGGCGTATGCTCGGCACTATCCGGCGATCAACTGGAATGACAGCTATTCCGAATATCTCGACGATTTAGAGCGCTGGTACGACAAGAACGTCGACCGGGAATTCAATGCGCTGCGTCAGGAAATCCGGGCGATTCTGCATGAAGAGAATCAGCTGATGGAGATCGTCAAGCTGATCGGCTCCGATGTGCTTCCGGAAGATCAGAAACTGACGATGGAGATCGCCAAGGTGATCCGTGTCGGCTATCTGCAGCAGAATGCCTATCATCCGGCCGATACGTACGTGCCGTTTGAAAAACAGTTTAAAATGCTGAAAATTATTTCGTATCTCAACGCGCAGGCCAAAAAACTGGTAGCGCGGCGGATTCCGGTCTCGCTGATCGCGCAGACGGGGATTATCGACAAGGTCGTCAAAATTAAATATGACGTGCCGAATGATCAGCTGGAGCTTTTAGATGGTTATTTTGAGATGATCGATCAGGCTCTGGCCCAGGTGGAATAG
- a CDS encoding V-type ATP synthase subunit B, translating to MSVQLMGLNEINGSLVALDNVDDISNEEMVEIELADGSVRSGRVVQIEGRRAIIQVFEGTTGLSKTNNKTRLLGHPMELAVSQEILGRIFNGAGEPIDGLGEVYAEKRLDINGQPLNPVARKYPRNYINTGISAIDGLNTLIRGQKLPIFSGSGMPHDKLAVQIVRQAQLAEGDGKNFGIVFGAMGVKNDVADYFKRSFEETGVMEKVVMFINLSNDPIIERTLTPRCALTAAEYLAFEKNMHILVILTDMTSYCEALREVSSSKGEIPGRKGYPGYLYSDLASLYERAGIVEGVEGSVTQIPILTMPNDDITHPIPDLTGYITEGQIVLDRSLHQTGIYPPIGVLASLSRLMKDGIGDGFTRKDHADVSNQLFACYAKVQDARSLASVIGEDELSDMDKKYMAFGRLFEKIFVGQGFDSKRSINETLNLGWALLSTLPMEALDRLDPEVIKENYDPKRAARMLNLNGQE from the coding sequence ATGAGCGTTCAATTAATGGGTTTGAATGAAATCAACGGTTCTCTTGTTGCCCTGGACAATGTCGATGACATCAGCAATGAAGAAATGGTTGAAATTGAGCTGGCAGACGGCTCTGTCCGCAGCGGCCGCGTCGTGCAGATTGAGGGCCGGCGGGCCATCATTCAGGTTTTTGAAGGAACAACCGGCTTATCCAAGACCAATAACAAGACTCGGTTGTTAGGTCATCCGATGGAACTGGCCGTTTCCCAGGAAATTCTGGGCCGGATTTTCAACGGTGCCGGTGAACCGATCGACGGCTTAGGCGAAGTTTATGCTGAAAAACGGCTGGATATCAACGGTCAGCCGCTGAATCCGGTGGCCCGGAAATATCCGCGCAATTATATCAACACCGGAATTTCCGCAATCGACGGGTTAAACACGCTGATCCGCGGACAGAAGCTGCCGATTTTTTCCGGCTCCGGCATGCCGCATGACAAGCTGGCGGTTCAGATTGTCCGACAGGCTCAGCTGGCGGAGGGTGACGGCAAGAACTTCGGCATCGTGTTCGGAGCGATGGGCGTCAAAAATGACGTCGCCGATTATTTCAAGCGCAGCTTTGAGGAAACCGGTGTCATGGAAAAGGTTGTCATGTTTATCAACCTGTCCAATGATCCGATTATCGAACGGACGCTGACTCCGCGCTGTGCTTTAACGGCAGCGGAATATCTGGCGTTTGAAAAGAATATGCATATTCTGGTCATCCTGACGGACATGACTTCCTATTGCGAAGCCCTGCGTGAGGTTTCCAGTTCTAAGGGTGAGATTCCAGGCCGTAAGGGATATCCGGGTTATCTGTACTCCGATCTGGCTTCGCTGTACGAAAGAGCGGGCATTGTCGAGGGCGTTGAAGGCTCTGTAACGCAGATCCCGATCCTAACGATGCCTAACGATGACATCACGCATCCGATTCCGGATTTAACCGGATATATCACGGAAGGTCAGATCGTTCTGGATCGTTCGCTGCATCAAACCGGCATCTATCCGCCGATCGGTGTGCTGGCTTCGCTGTCGCGTCTGATGAAAGACGGAATCGGCGATGGCTTTACCCGCAAGGATCACGCGGATGTTTCCAACCAGCTGTTCGCCTGCTACGCGAAGGTGCAGGACGCGCGTTCGTTAGCTTCGGTTATCGGCGAGGATGAACTGTCAGATATGGATAAGAAGTATATGGCCTTCGGCCGATTGTTTGAAAAAATCTTCGTCGGCCAGGGCTTTGATTCCAAGCGTTCAATCAATGAAACGCTGAATCTGGGCTGGGCGTTGTTGTCTACGCTGCCGATGGAAGCGCTGGATCGGCTGGATCCGGAAGTCATTAAAGAAAACTATGATCCGAAACGCGCGGCACGGATGCTGAACCTCAACGGACAGGAGTAA
- a CDS encoding V-type ATP synthase subunit D: protein MENKVFPTKGNLIASKKSLALARMGYDLLDRKRNVLIREMMQLVDKVKMLRDEITQSYETAYYLLQQANVSTGIISDIAASVHVETGVHVTYRSVMGVEVPSVSIEPSETKMEYGFEGTNSRVDEAYLQFHRVKELTIILAEVDNSVYRLANAIRKTQKRANALKNISIPNLEATVKFITESLEEKDREEFSRLKVIKANKKKDTVTE, encoded by the coding sequence ATGGAAAACAAAGTGTTTCCGACCAAAGGCAACCTGATCGCGTCCAAGAAATCGCTGGCTCTGGCTCGGATGGGCTATGATCTGCTGGACCGCAAGCGCAATGTCCTGATTCGGGAAATGATGCAGCTTGTCGATAAGGTTAAGATGCTGCGTGATGAAATTACGCAGAGTTATGAGACTGCGTATTATCTTTTGCAGCAGGCTAACGTATCAACGGGAATTATTTCCGATATCGCCGCCAGCGTGCATGTGGAAACCGGGGTGCATGTCACCTACCGTTCCGTCATGGGCGTCGAGGTGCCTTCAGTCAGCATTGAACCTTCGGAAACGAAAATGGAGTACGGCTTTGAAGGCACGAACTCCCGGGTCGATGAAGCGTACCTGCAGTTTCACCGCGTCAAGGAACTGACGATCATTCTTGCTGAGGTGGACAACAGCGTGTATCGGCTGGCCAACGCCATCCGCAAGACGCAGAAACGGGCCAATGCATTAAAGAACATCAGTATCCCTAATCTGGAGGCGACTGTGAAATTCATCACCGAGTCGCTGGAAGAAAAAGACCGTGAGGAATTCTCGCGGCTGAAGGTCATCAAGGCCAACAAAAAGAAGGATACCGTCACGGAATAG
- a CDS encoding metallophosphoesterase family protein: protein MRVGLISDTHNVLRPEVINILKTCDEIWHAGDFCEPEIWEALNALKPLRSVQGNNDDDPFFERLPTVEIFDCEGLHVAMAHIRQSLDCVAADLKIYGHSHRAEDQIQGSTRWLNPGSCGRRRFRLELTMMVLTIQDRQIHAELIVLQP from the coding sequence ATGCGCGTAGGTTTGATTTCTGATACTCATAACGTATTGCGGCCAGAGGTGATCAACATTTTAAAAACATGTGATGAAATCTGGCATGCGGGGGATTTCTGCGAGCCTGAGATCTGGGAAGCCTTGAATGCGCTGAAACCACTGCGCAGTGTTCAAGGCAATAATGATGACGATCCGTTTTTTGAGCGGCTGCCCACGGTCGAGATCTTTGACTGTGAAGGACTGCATGTCGCGATGGCGCATATCCGTCAATCGCTGGACTGCGTTGCGGCTGACTTGAAAATTTATGGTCACTCGCATCGGGCGGAGGATCAGATCCAAGGCAGTACGCGTTGGCTGAATCCCGGCAGCTGCGGCCGGCGGCGGTTTCGCCTGGAACTGACGATGATGGTTCTGACGATTCAGGATCGCCAGATCCATGCGGAACTCATTGTGCTGCAGCCCTAG
- a CDS encoding GNAT family N-acetyltransferase, translating into MTLTIRQAQPQDCATIGRFIRLIAEYEKMSDDVIWDDATLYDQLFVEHRAEVLLGYEGEEVVGFALYFHNFSTFVGRKGLYLEDLYVLQEKRGRGYGKAFFKRLAEIAVERHCGRMEWVCLNWNTPSINFYKSLGAEGLTEWTTWRLSEDKIHQLAGL; encoded by the coding sequence ATGACATTGACTATCAGACAAGCGCAGCCTCAAGACTGCGCTACAATCGGCCGGTTTATCCGGTTGATTGCCGAATATGAAAAAATGAGCGACGACGTGATCTGGGATGATGCTACGCTCTATGACCAGCTGTTTGTGGAGCACCGGGCCGAAGTTCTCTTGGGCTATGAGGGGGAAGAGGTTGTCGGCTTTGCCTTATATTTCCATAACTTCTCAACCTTTGTCGGACGCAAAGGTCTATATCTGGAAGATTTATATGTCCTGCAGGAAAAACGCGGCCGAGGCTATGGCAAAGCTTTCTTTAAGCGGCTGGCTGAAATCGCTGTCGAACGGCACTGCGGCCGGATGGAATGGGTATGCTTGAACTGGAACACGCCTTCAATCAATTTCTACAAAAGCTTAGGTGCCGAAGGTTTAACCGAATGGACAACCTGGCGCTTGAGTGAAGACAAGATCCATCAGCTGGCAGGCCTTTAA
- the sigG gene encoding RNA polymerase sporulation sigma factor SigG encodes MGKYKVDICGVNTSALPVLKSQQMTELFIQLQSGDLSAKEKLINGNLKLVLSIVQRFAHRTENMDDLFQIGCIGLIKAIDNFDLSHEVRFSTYAVPMIIGEIKRYLRDNQMIRVSRHLKDLAYKVLKEKETFIHTYQREPSLAELAEIMGVREKEIAESLESLQSVVSIFEPIYNDDGDTLYLLDQIKDDHDEIGKLSSLIALRESMKHLSDKEAQIINKRYYQGQTQTEIASELGISQAQVSRLEKSALQCLKKNF; translated from the coding sequence ATGGGTAAATATAAAGTAGATATCTGCGGTGTCAATACTTCGGCGCTGCCGGTTTTAAAGAGTCAGCAGATGACGGAGCTGTTCATCCAGCTGCAGAGTGGTGATCTGTCGGCGAAAGAGAAGCTGATCAACGGCAATTTGAAGCTTGTACTGTCCATCGTTCAGCGCTTTGCGCACCGCACGGAAAACATGGATGATCTGTTTCAGATCGGCTGTATTGGATTAATCAAGGCGATTGACAACTTTGATTTATCCCACGAGGTTCGCTTTTCAACCTATGCCGTCCCGATGATCATCGGCGAGATCAAACGCTATCTGCGGGATAATCAGATGATCCGGGTTTCCCGGCATTTAAAGGATCTGGCGTACAAGGTGCTGAAAGAAAAGGAAACCTTCATTCATACCTACCAACGCGAACCCTCCTTAGCCGAGCTGGCTGAGATCATGGGCGTCAGGGAAAAGGAGATTGCGGAAAGCCTGGAATCTTTGCAGAGCGTCGTCAGCATCTTTGAGCCGATCTATAATGATGACGGCGATACCTTATATCTGTTGGATCAGATCAAGGATGATCACGATGAAATTGGCAAGCTCTCCAGCCTGATCGCTCTGCGTGAAAGCATGAAGCATTTAAGTGATAAAGAAGCGCAGATCATCAATAAGCGTTATTACCAAGGCCAGACACAGACCGAAATCGCCTCTGAATTAGGCATCTCGCAGGCGCAGGTATCCCGCTTAGAAAAAAGCGCGCTGCAGTGTTTGAAAAAGAATTTCTGA
- a CDS encoding PRC-barrel domain-containing protein yields the protein MKFSELQDKQVVNVQDGTLIGRVEDLDVSLTNYQVQSFLVGKNSSWLRSVFAFLFPPARIIVGLDQVVSVGEDVILIHPRSKSGKAKEQ from the coding sequence ATGAAATTCAGTGAACTGCAGGACAAACAGGTCGTCAATGTTCAGGACGGCACCCTGATCGGCCGCGTCGAGGATTTGGATGTGTCGCTGACCAACTACCAGGTTCAGTCATTTCTTGTCGGGAAAAATTCCAGCTGGCTCCGCTCTGTCTTCGCGTTTTTGTTTCCTCCGGCCCGCATCATCGTCGGACTGGATCAGGTGGTGAGCGTCGGCGAAGATGTGATTCTGATTCATCCGCGAAGCAAGAGCGGAAAAGCCAAAGAACAATAA
- a CDS encoding cell division protein SepF: MGVLDKMKNFIAPVDDDYDEEELEVEEDEIAAPVKYEQPQTKGVTKIASDTKMVLFEPRSFDEAEEVAKHLKERRAAVVNLHRLQREYAQRTIDFLTGVVFALDGTIQKIGHNVILCTPKSIAVHGEISLDSDEE, encoded by the coding sequence ATGGGAGTATTGGATAAAATGAAGAATTTCATCGCTCCAGTCGACGATGATTACGATGAGGAAGAACTGGAAGTAGAAGAAGACGAGATTGCCGCACCCGTCAAATATGAACAGCCGCAGACTAAAGGTGTAACCAAGATCGCTTCGGATACGAAAATGGTTTTATTTGAGCCGCGTTCATTTGACGAGGCTGAGGAAGTCGCAAAGCATTTAAAGGAAAGACGGGCTGCCGTTGTCAATCTGCATCGGCTGCAGCGGGAATATGCGCAGCGTACAATTGACTTTTTGACAGGCGTTGTCTTTGCTTTAGACGGAACGATTCAGAAAATCGGTCACAACGTCATTCTGTGCACGCCGAAATCCATCGCCGTCCACGGTGAGATCAGCCTGGACAGCGATGAGGAATAG
- a CDS encoding RNA-binding protein produces the protein MRNAHFSKSDDAALQARLEDWMDQCRTRRKPVRSCFLSPAQQAFLTPFLPWDLAYRWDGGCLGTERKKLILAPEEADLSSDIVCLTARISDKFVQLKHPDVLGALMNLDLDRSQFGDLWVEPGRIVIYTSEDLADYVCMNLTRIHRLSIQLQRSSMRYEPAVEKQTLTVIVTALRLDCVIGGLCRMSRAKAQELIRAQKVSVNHKILDECDFLCHNEDTISVCGYGRFVLKGQRGQTRSDRIVAEFEKYV, from the coding sequence GTGCGGAACGCGCATTTTTCAAAGTCGGATGACGCCGCGCTGCAGGCCCGGCTGGAAGACTGGATGGATCAGTGCAGGACGCGCCGCAAGCCGGTGCGCTCCTGTTTTCTTTCGCCTGCCCAACAGGCTTTTCTGACCCCGTTTCTGCCTTGGGATCTGGCGTACAGATGGGACGGCGGCTGCTTGGGGACAGAGCGGAAAAAGTTGATTCTAGCGCCTGAGGAAGCGGACTTAAGCAGCGATATTGTCTGTCTGACCGCCCGGATTTCGGATAAATTTGTGCAGCTGAAACATCCGGATGTTCTGGGAGCTCTGATGAATCTGGATCTGGATCGTTCGCAGTTTGGCGATCTGTGGGTCGAGCCGGGGCGGATTGTGATTTATACCAGTGAAGACCTGGCGGATTATGTCTGCATGAACCTGACGCGGATTCATCGCCTGTCAATTCAGCTGCAGCGATCCTCAATGCGGTATGAGCCGGCCGTTGAAAAACAGACGCTGACGGTGATCGTGACCGCCTTGCGGTTAGACTGTGTGATCGGCGGGCTGTGCCGGATGTCGCGGGCTAAGGCGCAGGAGTTAATCCGGGCGCAGAAGGTTTCCGTGAATCATAAAATTCTTGATGAATGCGACTTTCTGTGTCATAATGAAGACACGATTTCCGTGTGCGGGTACGGGCGTTTTGTGCTGAAAGGCCAGCGCGGACAGACCCGCAGCGACCGGATCGTTGCCGAATTTGAAAAATACGTTTAG
- a CDS encoding DivIVA domain-containing protein, which translates to MEPGTPKFRLMKNGYDRFAVDNAVDRYVQEIDSLKKQLDLTSRQIQSANEQLAVIRQRYQTLVSELTVKEKAADDIARLALKEANTIIETAQNNADAIVSEALTTARIILNDLSRIASEATEMKGDMQEQLSSLMGMLDQFEIPPVPKSEWLNHEKL; encoded by the coding sequence TTGGAACCGGGAACACCGAAATTCCGACTGATGAAAAACGGATATGACCGCTTCGCCGTCGATAATGCGGTTGACCGGTACGTCCAGGAAATAGATTCTCTGAAAAAACAGCTGGATCTGACCAGCCGTCAGATTCAGTCGGCCAACGAACAGCTGGCGGTGATCCGTCAGCGTTATCAAACCCTGGTCAGTGAATTAACCGTGAAGGAAAAGGCGGCGGATGATATCGCCCGCCTGGCCCTCAAGGAAGCCAACACGATCATCGAAACCGCGCAGAACAACGCGGATGCGATTGTGAGTGAAGCGCTGACAACCGCCCGGATCATTCTCAACGACCTCTCACGGATCGCGTCGGAGGCGACGGAGATGAAAGGGGATATGCAGGAACAGCTGAGCTCGCTGATGGGCATGCTGGACCAGTTTGAAATTCCGCCGGTTCCGAAATCGGAATGGCTGAATCACGAAAAGCTTTGA
- the ileS gene encoding isoleucine--tRNA ligase, whose amino-acid sequence MDYKNTLLMPNTKFEMRGKLPTKEPGYQNRWKEQAIYEKMLEKREGCEPFVLHDGPPYANGDIHLGHALNKILKDVIVRSHYMAGYKVPFIPGWDTHGLPIETAITKLGYDRKKMELSAFRKLCYDYALEQVERQKAGFLSLGVVGDYDHPYITLKKEFEAHQIQIFGQMAMDGLIYKGLKPVYWSPSSESALAEAEIEYKDVKSPTIFVKFAVKDGKGILDSDTSFVIWTTTPWTIPANLAICLNPELTYALVDSEKGKLIVLEELVDMLWAKFGLEKKEILKTFKGRELEMITCQHPLYDRESLIILGDHVTADAGTGCVHTAPGFGADDFFVGQKYGLPAYCNVDEHGCMMEDAGDWLKGQYVDDANKTVANRLDELGALLKLEWITHSYPHDWRTKKPIIFRATTQWFASIDKIRTELLNQIDNVDWIPKWGQQRMHNMIADRGDWCISRQRAWGVPIPIFYNEDGSPIMEKAVFEHVANLFREYGSNIWFEKDAKELLPEGYANPASPQGEFTKETDTMDVWFDSGSSHTGAMIERGLGYPADLYFEGSDQYRGWFNSSLIVGTAVHGQAPYKQVLSHGFVMDGKGVKMSKSQWNAVAPGEITKKYGADILRLWAASVDYQADCSMSEEILKQISENYRKVRNTFRFLLANINNEEDFTRADLVAVNELPKLDQYMLALLNDVNEKCQLAYQEYRFSDVTTLLTNLMTNEFSAYYLDFTKDILYIEQKDSPRRRQVQTVLYHAVDVLVRLWAPILVHTAEEVNDFFQGEAESIHLGKFAEMFAVEDAEALKAKVARLMLIRSDIFKALEEARAAKVIGKSLEAEVLVNVSDEDRALIAELCGDQFHQWLIVSKVSFSIDELKSYEVCQVEIVPAEGTVCPRCWNLSEQADEEGLCPRCRKVLGK is encoded by the coding sequence ATGGATTACAAAAACACACTGCTGATGCCGAATACGAAGTTCGAGATGAGAGGCAAGCTGCCGACCAAGGAACCGGGCTATCAGAACCGCTGGAAAGAACAGGCAATCTATGAAAAAATGCTGGAAAAACGGGAAGGTTGCGAGCCTTTTGTGCTGCATGATGGGCCACCCTATGCCAACGGCGACATTCATTTAGGTCATGCGTTGAACAAGATTTTAAAGGATGTTATCGTTCGTTCCCATTACATGGCCGGCTATAAAGTACCGTTTATTCCAGGCTGGGATACGCACGGTCTGCCGATTGAAACCGCGATTACCAAGCTGGGTTATGATCGCAAGAAGATGGAACTGTCCGCCTTCCGCAAGCTGTGTTACGACTATGCTTTGGAGCAGGTAGAACGGCAGAAGGCTGGATTTTTATCCTTGGGCGTCGTTGGCGATTACGACCACCCCTACATCACGTTAAAGAAAGAATTTGAAGCGCATCAGATTCAGATTTTCGGTCAGATGGCCATGGATGGTCTGATCTATAAAGGCTTAAAGCCGGTCTATTGGTCACCGTCCAGCGAATCAGCGTTAGCCGAAGCAGAAATTGAATATAAGGATGTCAAGTCTCCGACGATCTTCGTCAAGTTTGCGGTCAAGGATGGCAAGGGGATCCTGGACAGCGATACCTCGTTTGTAATCTGGACGACAACGCCGTGGACGATTCCGGCCAATCTGGCAATCTGTTTGAACCCAGAGTTGACCTATGCGTTAGTCGACAGTGAAAAAGGCAAGCTGATCGTGCTGGAAGAATTGGTCGATATGCTCTGGGCGAAGTTTGGTTTGGAGAAAAAGGAAATCTTAAAGACGTTTAAGGGACGTGAGCTGGAAATGATCACCTGCCAGCACCCGCTGTATGACCGCGAATCCTTGATCATCCTGGGCGATCACGTTACCGCCGATGCCGGTACGGGATGCGTCCATACCGCTCCGGGTTTTGGTGCCGACGACTTCTTCGTCGGACAGAAATATGGACTACCGGCGTATTGCAATGTCGATGAACACGGCTGCATGATGGAGGATGCCGGAGATTGGCTGAAAGGTCAGTATGTCGACGATGCCAACAAGACCGTGGCTAACCGTCTGGACGAACTAGGCGCGTTATTGAAGCTGGAGTGGATCACGCACTCCTATCCGCATGACTGGCGGACGAAAAAGCCGATCATCTTCCGGGCGACAACCCAGTGGTTTGCCTCGATCGACAAGATCCGCACGGAACTTTTAAATCAGATTGACAACGTGGACTGGATTCCGAAGTGGGGCCAGCAGCGGATGCACAACATGATCGCTGACCGCGGTGACTGGTGTATTTCCCGCCAGCGTGCGTGGGGTGTGCCAATTCCAATTTTCTACAACGAAGATGGTTCACCGATCATGGAAAAAGCGGTCTTTGAGCATGTTGCCAACCTGTTCCGCGAATATGGAAGCAACATCTGGTTTGAGAAGGATGCGAAAGAACTGCTTCCGGAAGGTTATGCCAACCCGGCTTCCCCGCAGGGAGAATTTACAAAGGAAACGGACACGATGGACGTCTGGTTTGATTCCGGTTCCTCGCATACCGGAGCGATGATCGAACGCGGTCTGGGCTATCCGGCTGATCTGTATTTTGAAGGCAGCGATCAGTACCGCGGCTGGTTTAACTCGTCGCTGATCGTCGGCACCGCCGTACATGGACAGGCGCCGTACAAACAGGTGTTAAGCCATGGCTTTGTCATGGACGGCAAAGGCGTCAAGATGAGCAAGTCGCAGTGGAACGCCGTCGCTCCGGGGGAAATCACCAAGAAATATGGCGCGGATATCCTGCGGCTGTGGGCGGCCAGCGTTGACTATCAGGCGGACTGCAGCATGTCTGAAGAGATCCTGAAGCAGATCAGTGAAAACTACCGCAAGGTCAGAAACACATTCCGCTTCCTGTTAGCCAATATCAACAACGAGGAAGATTTTACCCGTGCGGATCTGGTTGCCGTCAATGAACTGCCGAAGCTGGATCAGTACATGCTGGCGCTGCTGAACGACGTCAATGAGAAGTGTCAGCTAGCTTATCAAGAATATCGGTTCTCAGATGTCACAACGCTGCTGACCAATCTGATGACCAATGAATTCTCCGCGTACTATCTCGACTTTACCAAGGATATTCTGTATATCGAGCAGAAGGATTCACCACGCCGCCGTCAGGTTCAGACGGTGCTGTACCATGCCGTCGATGTGTTAGTCCGGCTGTGGGCACCGATCTTAGTCCATACCGCGGAAGAGGTCAACGATTTCTTCCAGGGTGAAGCCGAAAGCATCCATCTGGGCAAGTTTGCCGAAATGTTTGCGGTGGAGGACGCCGAAGCCTTGAAGGCCAAGGTTGCGCGGCTGATGCTGATCCGCTCCGATATCTTCAAAGCACTGGAGGAAGCCCGTGCGGCTAAGGTCATCGGCAAGTCGCTGGAGGCTGAAGTGCTGGTCAATGTCAGTGACGAGGATCGGGCATTGATCGCCGAGCTGTGCGGGGATCAGTTCCATCAGTGGCTGATTGTTTCCAAAGTCAGCTTCTCGATTGATGAGCTGAAATCCTATGAAGTCTGCCAGGTTGAAATCGTACCGGCCGAAGGCACTGTCTGCCCGCGCTGCTGGAACCTTTCCGAACAGGCGGACGAAGAAGGACTGTGCCCGCGCTGCCGCAAGGTGCTGGGCAAATAA